One window of Nitrospira sp. genomic DNA carries:
- a CDS encoding HDOD domain-containing protein, giving the protein MAPDTQISAATEKLEQALVKKLEAGEVELPLLPQVASQVMALAADATADAAKLSSLIHQDQALAAHVLRIANSPAYMPRSPVVSLQHAVAMLGINLLSEIAFTASLKNGAFQVPGHEDHVKLLWRHSLASGAFGKEVARMRRVNVETAYLCGLLHGIGKPVVLRTVANLAKDLKLSADRAVMQQLLDGYHTRVGTLIADKWGLPKQVAEAIACYQEYDHATSFRQDCLLTCVADRLATHLLEPETLPEEELREHPVFADLNLYPNDIDQLLAGKEKALALVNAMNL; this is encoded by the coding sequence ATGGCCCCCGATACTCAAATCTCTGCCGCCACCGAAAAGCTGGAACAGGCTCTGGTTAAGAAACTCGAGGCAGGAGAAGTCGAACTCCCGCTCTTGCCTCAAGTGGCCAGCCAAGTCATGGCCCTGGCCGCCGACGCGACGGCCGATGCCGCCAAGCTGTCATCGCTGATCCATCAAGATCAAGCCTTGGCCGCCCACGTCCTGCGCATTGCCAATTCGCCGGCCTATATGCCGCGCAGCCCGGTCGTCTCGCTCCAGCACGCCGTGGCCATGCTCGGCATCAACCTGCTTTCTGAAATTGCCTTTACGGCCTCGTTGAAGAACGGGGCATTCCAAGTTCCAGGCCACGAAGATCACGTGAAGCTGCTCTGGCGGCACTCACTGGCCAGCGGCGCCTTCGGCAAAGAGGTCGCCCGCATGCGGCGGGTAAATGTCGAAACCGCGTACCTCTGTGGACTCTTGCACGGAATCGGCAAGCCGGTCGTCCTTCGAACCGTGGCGAATCTTGCCAAAGACCTCAAACTCTCGGCCGATAGGGCCGTGATGCAACAGCTACTCGACGGCTACCACACCCGTGTCGGCACCTTGATTGCCGACAAATGGGGGCTGCCCAAGCAAGTGGCCGAAGCCATTGCGTGCTACCAGGAATATGATCACGCCACCTCCTTCAGGCAAGACTGCCTGCTCACCTGCGTCGCAGACCGTCTGGCGACACACCTCCTGGAACCGGAGACGCTCCCCGAAGAAGAATTGCGCGAGCATCCGGTCTTCGCCGATCTCAACCTCTACCCCAACGATATCGACCAGCTGCTGGCCGGTAAAGAGAAGGCGTTGGCCTTGGTCAATGCAATGAACCTATGA